A window from Rhea pennata isolate bPtePen1 chromosome 1, bPtePen1.pri, whole genome shotgun sequence encodes these proteins:
- the PODXL gene encoding LOW QUALITY PROTEIN: podocalyxin (The sequence of the model RefSeq protein was modified relative to this genomic sequence to represent the inferred CDS: inserted 2 bases in 2 codons) codes for MRALPLLLLLLGGGGGVSSEDKSTTVTISTKPGGEQSVTAAATSAVQGTSPKNSAGNSPSPPVALTTTTNSPMNSMGSPLPSPVASPSTVPATSPTNTLGKPSSTAAVSPSPAQTTSPTHTSGKPSSTPAVSPSTTQGTSTKNNLGHSSPAPVTSPSVPQQASPSAHSGSSVATTAVTSSVAQRQSSPSASSGNSLTTVATSPRAAQGSHALDQLTSPAVSTGVPAASPSPGVKDHSVSSPKSVTQQPHSSLSPAVQGPASSTRPGSISTSVAPSAGSISPTTNKTSLSSPPGNIDKVSKPTTTLTPGAGQTSRGQEAMSTKPGTTDQSPTSTQPSVPTSGRQTTSSRPGHQHPNDTFQNEVICEDQVQHSWPIINLKEAKTCAEWKTLTLNSSLFKTFCSTARYTYDPSRDKCTVTLASPEPRSQQWAVRAVVHLHLDPEKVFXGAEEKRDELDELGITNVTFHDKQMEEXIKDRFSTPLIITIVTLAGSLLLVAAIYGCCHQRFSHKKDQHIHPDVPGFDDGHVALIFNQRLTEELQTMENGYHDNPTLEVMETSSEMQEKKVNLNGELGDSWIVPLDTLVKDDLEEEDTHL; via the exons GTGTCAGCTCTGAGGATAAAAGCACTACTGTAACGATCAGTACAAAGCCAGGAGGTGAGCAGAGTGTCACTGCTGCAGCTACCAGCGCAGTTCAAGGAACCAGCCCTAAAAACAGCGCAGGAAACTCACCATCTCCCCCAGTGGCTCTCACCACAACGACAAACAGTCCTATGAACAGCATGGGAAGCCCGCTACCCAGCCCTGTTGCATCTCCCAGCACAGTTCCAGCGACCAGCCCTACAAACACCCTAGGAAAACCATCATCCACCGCTGCTGTGTCTCCCAGCCCAGCTCAAACGACCAGCCCTACACATACCTCAGGAAAGCCATCGTCCACCCCTGCTGTGTCTCCCAGCACAACTCAGGGGACCAGCACTAAGAACAACTTGGGACACTCATCGCCCGCCCCTGTTACGTCGCCCAGCGTGCCTCAGCAGGCCAGTCCTTCAGCCCACTCAGGATCATCAGTAGCCACCACTGCTGTGACCTCCAGTGTGGCTCAGAGGCAGAGCAGCCCTTCAGCCAGCTCGGGAAACTCACTAACCACTGTTGCAACATCTCCCCGTGCAGCTCAGGGGAGCCATGCTCTGGACCAGCTGACCAGCCCTGCAGTGAGCACCGGGGTCCCAGCGGCCAGCCCTTCTCCTGGGGTCAAGGACCACAGTGTCTCCTCCCCCAAATCTGTCACCCAGCAGCCTCATTCTTCTCTCAGTCCTGCAGTCCAAGGACCAGCCTCTTCCACCAGACCTGGAAGCATCAGCACTTCTGTTGCCCCATCTGCTGGATCCATATCCCCCACCACTAATAAAACGTCTCTGTCTTCACCACCTGGCAATATAGACAAGGTTTCTAAGCCAACCACCACGCTGACTCCTGGAGCAG GTCAGACCAGCCGCGGTCAAGAAGCTATGTCAACCAAGCCTGGAACTACTGATCAGAGTCCAACCAGCACACAGCCATCGGTCCCAACCTCCGGGCGCCAGACAACGAGCAGTAGGCCTGGCCATCAGCACCCTAATGACACCTTCCAAAATGAG GTCATTTGTGAAGACCAGGTGCAACACAGCTGGCCTATCATAAACCTTAAAGAGGCTAAAACCTGT GCCGAGTGGAAGACCCTGACCCTGAACAGCTCCTTGTTCAAGACCTTCTGCTCAACAGCTCGCTACACATATGACCCCAGCAGAGACAAGTGCACGGTGACCCTGGCATCGCCAGAGCCACGGTCACAGCAGTGGGCCGTACGGGCAGTCGTGCACC tTCATTTGGACCCTGAGAAGGTCT GAGGAGCTGAAGAGAAGAGGGACGAATTAGATGAG CTTGGCATCACCAACGTCACCTTCCATGACAAGCAGATGGAGG AGATCAAGGACCGATTCAGCACACCTCTGATCATCACCATCGTCACCCTGGCTGGCTCCCTGCTGCTCGTTGCTGCCATCTACGGCTGCTGCCACCAACGCTTCTCCCACAAGAAGGACCAG CACATCCACCCCGATGTCCCCGGGTTTGATGATGGACATGTGGCTCTGATCTTTAAT CAGCGCCTGACCGAGGAGCTGCAGACCATGGAGAACGGCTACCACGACAACCCCACGCTGGAGGTGATGGAGACCTCCTCGGAGAtgcaggagaagaaggtgaaCCTCAACGGCGAGCTTGGCGACAGCTGGATCGTTCCTCTGGACACCCTGGTGAAAGACGACCTGGAGGAAGAGGACACGCATTTATAG